A genome region from Triticum aestivum cultivar Chinese Spring chromosome 2B, IWGSC CS RefSeq v2.1, whole genome shotgun sequence includes the following:
- the LOC123042194 gene encoding uncharacterized protein, translating to MDILYLCKDVLKIQKFRRLASYAGFYSFTTLVTYAYTSNTTRAGISRADQYYAAYPSGTELLTDTAKLYKAALGNCFEIDDWGPIEFSIMAKHFDRQGKPPYAYHAQYMSHLLSHGQLDGSG from the exons ATGGATATTTTGTATCTATGCAAGGATGTCTTAAAGATTCAGAAGTTTAGGCGACTGGCGTCTTATGCTGGATTTTATTCATTCACCACCCTCGTTACCTATGCTTACACAAGCAATAC GACAAGGGCTGGCATTTCGAGGGCTGATCAGTATTATGCCGCCTACCCTTCTGGTACTGAGCTACTGACTGATACTGCAAAG CTTTACAAGGCTGCGTTGGGTAATTGTTTCGAAATAGACGACTGGGGTCCAATAGAATTCTCCATCATGGCAAAGCATTTTGACCGGCAAGGCAAACCACCATATGCCTACCATGCT CAATACATGTCACACCTTCTATCCCATGGCCAGCTCGATGGAAGTGGTTAA
- the LOC123046826 gene encoding APO protein 4, mitochondrial produces the protein MAFMRRMAGSHICSELCGSILNLRMYSSRVDWKQLRPMILKRIKNRTKDYPIKRMIPVAQEVVRAREILTEGVSILLRAVPVHSCKFCPEIHVGEMAHQMKTCHGFKRMVKDRPHQWGPGGLNNILVPVEAFHQEHMFQEEIRHDQRFDFTRVPAVLELCHQAGAELPEGLLYRRDELCTAAEANNQNPAPLLSSELRLVGQRTLEAWERLRLGVTKLLLVYPSKVCENCSEVHVGISGHKARMCGVFKFEGWRGKHKWKKAGVDDLVPQKIVWHQRPHDPPILVDSGRDYYGHAPAVVELCVQVGARASPKYNCMMKEHGLAPPVQRDQAT, from the exons ATGGCGTTTATGCGGCGGATGGCCGGCAGTCACATTTGCTCAGAGCTGTGCGGCTCGATCTTGAATCTGAGGATGTACTCTTCGAGGGTGGACTGGAAGCAGCTGCGGCCCATGATTCTGAAGAGGATCAAGAACCGAACAAAGGATTATCCTATCAAGCGAATGATCCCGGTGGCCCAGGAGGTGGTCAGGGCCAGAGAGATTCTCACTGAAGGCGTCTCAATACTTCTCAGAGCTGTCCCTGTACATTCATGCAA ATTTTGTCCTGAAATTCATGTTGGAGAAATGGCACATCAAATGAAAACTTGCCACGGTTTCAAACGTATGGTCAAGGATCGACCTCACCAATGGGGCCCAGGCGGCTTGAATAACATCCTTGTCCCTGTTGAGGCCTTCCATCAGGAACACATGTTTCAGGAGGAGATAAGGCATGACCAGAGGTTCGACTTCACTCGTGTCCCTGCTGTACTCGAGCTATGTCATCAGGCAGGTGCAGAGCTACCTGAAGGACTCCTATACAGACGTGATGAGCTATGTACGGCAGCTGAAGCTAACAACCAAAATCCTGCCCCTTTGCTATCTTCTGAACTTAGATTGGTAGGTCAAAGAACACTAGAAGCATGGGAAAGGCTCAGATTAGGTGTGACAAAACTCCTATTGGTCTACCCATCCAAAGTGTGCGAGAATTGCTCTGAAGTGCATGTTGGGATATCAGGGCATAAGGCCAGGATGTGTGGAGTATTTAAGTTTGAGGGCTGGCGGGGAAAACACAAGTGGAAGAAGGCTGGAGTGGATGACCTGGTTCCTCAAAAGATTGTGTGGCATCAGCGGCCTCATGACCCACCAATTCTGGTGGACAGTGGGCGAGATTATTATGGTCATGCTCCTGCTGTTGTGGAGCTTTGTGTGCAAGTAGGTGCAAGAGCATCACCAAAATATAATTGCATGATGAAGGAGCATGGCTTAGCACCACCTGTTCAAAGAGACCAGGCCACATAA